In the genome of Dermacentor variabilis isolate Ectoservices chromosome 5, ASM5094787v1, whole genome shotgun sequence, one region contains:
- the LOC142583017 gene encoding uncharacterized protein LOC142583017, whose protein sequence is MISAVFFVFMISGTSHAHTLPEMRKSGTYLTVSSFSGLEKHGYFELNWFGIQEDYIGETFAVLSRYNPPRALSDILSLWTIKTSSGRYETSALAPNFGVSTLMRGECLGYWALIVRNENADKNGKALEFVKQKARWNLEKGELNTTILHLTQLIRCFPKRLSSSKGPAPKCVEVLHSSCFTPKPRWMRENYSVLSSLSLMDMLIPGTHDAGMYNQGVTLPHEKHVYTQDQTIKQQLAYGIRSLDLRVQYSSGQFYITHDRVRGWPTVRQVLREVREFVEETGELVILDFHRFTTGFDEGYDDVSARHAELQKLIVTELSGVIRKRFDYLKKLNEIFGESQNGTMVQGHVIVFYHSKYFRGRYENYLAPAILHRWANAQCPKKLMKYLDAKACAHGSCNPISIMAELTPSFPDLIVGTRRAAEWANHDVTEFFRHKQQTCSGIVATDFFLGNGMIDVTIEANLLRGRDGQFVQQYKPYTQCDTADVHLKKTLKQ, encoded by the coding sequence AAATGCGAAAATCTGGAACGTACTTGACAGTGTCATCGTTCAGCGGGCTTGAGAAGCACGGCTACTTCGAGCTGAACTGGTTTGGCATACAAGAGGATTACATAGGCGAAACATTTGCCGTTCTCTCAAGATATAATCCGCCAAGGGCCCTGTCTGACATTCTCAGCTTGTGGACTATCAAAACTTCTTCCGGTAGATACGAAACTAGCGCCTTAGCACCAAACTTCGGCGTCAGCACATTGATGAGAGGAGAGTGCCTCGGCTACTGGGCACTCATAGTGCGAAACGAAAATGCCGACAAAAATGGGAAAGCGTTGGAATTTGTTAAACAGAAAGCAAGGTGGAACTTGGAAAAAGGAGAATTGAACACAACCATTCTCCACCTTACTCAGCTTATACGCTGTTTTCCGAAGCGCCTTTCGTCGTCAAAGGGACCAGCTCCCAAATGCGTCGAAGTACTGCATTCATCGTGCTTCACACCGAAGCCCCGCTGGATGCGTGAAAACTACTCCGTACTTTCCTCGCTGAGTTTAATGGACATGCTCATTCCCGGAACGCACGATGCCGGGATGTACAACCAAGGCGTCACGCTTCCACACGAAAAGCACGTGTACACTCAGGACCAGACGATAAAGCAGCAGCTGGCCTATGGAATTCGTTCCCTGGATCTGAGGGTGCAGTATTCCAGTGGCCAGTTTTATATTACCCATGATAGGGTTCGAGGATGGCCAACCGTAAGGCAGGTACTCAGGGAGGTCCGCGAGTTTGTGGAAGAGACCGGGGAGCTGGTGATTCTCGACTTTCACAGATTCACCACGGGTTTTGACGAAGGATACGACGACGTGTCGGCACGACATGCGGAGCTTCAGAAACTAATCGTGACAGAACTGAGTGGCGTGATTCGAAAGCGGTTCGATTATTTGAAAAAGTTGAACGAGATCTTTGGTGAATCCCAAAATGGAACCATGGTGCAGGGCCACGTCATAGTATTTTACCATTCGAAATACTTTAGAGGGCGTTATGAGAATTACTTGGCACCAGCCATACTGCACCGGTGGGCCAATGCGCAATGCCCCAAAAAGCTTATGAAATACTTAGACGCAAAAGCTTGCGCACACGGAAGTTGTAATCCTATTTCTATAATGGCTGAGCTCACGCCGTCATTCCCGGACCTTATCGTGGGTACGCGGCGAGCGGCGGAGTGGGCAAACCATGACGTGACGGAATTCTTCAGACACAAACAACAGACGTGCTCCGGCATCGTTGCCACAGATTTTTTTCTCGGAAATGGAATGATTGACGTAACAATCGAAGCCAACCTACTTAGAGGACGCGACGGACAATTCGTACAACAATACAAACCATACACTCAATGCGACACGGCAGATGTACATTTGAAGAAGACTTTGAAACAATAA